The DNA window GCGCGCCGCGATTCCTCCGCTTGACACAGGCGCGTCCATTGGTTCAACAGCTGGTCAATCCGTTGACTCAGCGCCAACACACCGGGGTGGTCGAACCCGTGGCGCATGGCCAGGGCCACCATTTCGGAACGCAACGCCTCGATCTGAGCCAGAAGTTCCTGGTGAATCGCCCTCACCCCTATGCTGAGTTTTTTCTTTCACATTACGCCCGAGCCAAACCTTCCATGCCGTGACGGTTTCGACAGCGGTGCAAACCGGGACCCCAAGCGCCTTTCCGGCTCCTTCGCAAAGGCCGCCACCGTTCATTGTCAAACCACAAAGAATTTTGTAACACATTGTTTATCCGCTTGTCAATGGGGTACGACCCCTTCCCCTCTGTGTCCGGCAAAGATGGTATAATGGGAACGAATGGGGCAAAAACCGAACACCCCAGCGGCCGTTCACCATACCCGAGAAGGGGGAGCGCCATGCACGCGGCGGGAACCACCGATTCGCTTGCCGACATTCGCGCCAAAGTGGAACGCGGCGAGCGCCTGACCTTCGACGACGGCGTACGCCTGCTGAAGTCGCCCGACCTGCTGACCATCGGGCAGATGGCCGACCAGGTGCGCAGACGCCTTCACGGCGACAAAGTCTACTTTATCGTCAACGCCCACCTCAACT is part of the Calditerricola satsumensis genome and encodes:
- a CDS encoding aspartyl-phosphate phosphatase Spo0E family protein; the encoded protein is MRAIHQELLAQIEALRSEMVALAMRHGFDHPGVLALSQRIDQLLNQWTRLCQAEESRRAWQAHRFRIREAVACYA